In Thermococcus celericrescens, the following proteins share a genomic window:
- the taw22 gene encoding tRNA (guanine(37)-N1)/4-demethylwyosine(37)-methyltransferase Taw22, protein MPALRVPKRKAEPVKKRLKKLGLYDGKRRPKREGEFVLLPVIEDPLLHSLGYEVLPSELPLRPERQLYKNLESVLAGRLSEDELKHLRRYDIVGDIAVIQIPRELSHRVDDIVWGLRKVHPFIRVAAQKGFHEGAFRIREYSIIWGERRLETVHKENGVEIKVDLSRAFFNPRMKGERYRLAQLVQDGERILIPFAGVLPYALVIARYKRAKITAVELNREAYELGLENIELNRERLKGEIEFIHGDVFDVLPELPTHDRVISPTPRGVDALALTLGRAEKWLHYYDFVHEADVGAFRTRIMDACAMLGRECEVRVKKVSDFKPHVFKVCADVGIKEK, encoded by the coding sequence ATGCCGGCACTCAGAGTCCCCAAGAGGAAAGCTGAACCCGTGAAGAAACGGCTAAAGAAGCTGGGCCTCTACGACGGGAAGAGGCGTCCGAAACGGGAGGGGGAATTCGTTCTCCTCCCCGTCATCGAAGACCCCCTTCTTCACTCACTCGGCTACGAAGTCTTGCCCTCCGAACTTCCCCTCCGGCCCGAGCGGCAGCTTTACAAGAACCTCGAGAGCGTCCTCGCCGGGAGGCTGAGCGAGGATGAGCTGAAGCACCTCAGGCGCTACGACATCGTTGGGGATATAGCGGTAATCCAGATACCAAGGGAGCTTTCCCACAGGGTGGACGATATCGTATGGGGCCTCAGAAAGGTCCACCCCTTCATCAGGGTCGCGGCCCAGAAAGGCTTCCACGAGGGGGCGTTCAGAATAAGGGAATACTCGATAATCTGGGGGGAGAGGAGACTCGAGACGGTCCACAAGGAGAACGGGGTGGAGATAAAGGTCGACCTGAGCAGGGCATTCTTCAACCCGCGGATGAAGGGCGAGCGCTACCGCCTGGCCCAGCTCGTTCAGGACGGCGAGAGGATTCTGATTCCCTTCGCCGGCGTTCTGCCCTATGCGCTCGTCATAGCGCGCTATAAACGGGCCAAGATCACCGCGGTGGAGCTGAACAGGGAAGCCTACGAACTCGGCCTCGAGAACATCGAGCTGAACCGGGAAAGGCTGAAGGGCGAGATAGAGTTCATCCACGGCGACGTTTTCGACGTTCTCCCCGAACTTCCGACCCACGACAGGGTGATAAGCCCCACGCCGAGGGGCGTTGATGCCCTGGCTCTAACGCTGGGCAGGGCAGAGAAATGGCTCCACTACTACGACTTCGTCCATGAGGCCGATGTCGGGGCGTTCAGGACCAGGATAATGGACGCGTGCGCCATGCTGGGAAGGGAGTGCGAGGTCCGCGTAAAGAAGGTGAGCGACTTCAAGCCGCACGTTTTCAAGGTGTGCGCGGATGTGGGGATAAAGGAGAAATAA